In Thermobaculum terrenum ATCC BAA-798, the DNA window ATTGATCGATATAGTTAGGTGGAGATACGCTTTCTATCTGCTTTCTCTTTTGATAATCATCCCAGGTACTATATATCTACTACTGTTCGGATTGAGACTGGGTATTGACTTTGAGGGAGGTACATTTTGGCAGATTCAGTTTGAAAAACCTGTCAGAATTGAGGATGTTAGATCTGCATTGGCTCAGGCAGGTTACAACGAAGCCTTCGTTCAAAGTTTTGGACAGCAATCCAATACTGCACAGGGCACTGTAACCAGGGGTGTGTCAATGCGCCTCCCCGAGATAAAAGAGAACTCTCCGGAAAAGGCCAAACTCGAGCAGATACTGAAATCTAGATTCGGGAACTACGAAGAGCTGGTGTTCACATCTGTAGGCCCAGCAGTTGGCAGGGAAATCAGGAACAGGTCCATAGTTGCGATTGCGCTAGCATCCCTGGGAATTTTAGGGTACATAGCGTTTGCATTTCGTAAAGTAAGTCATCCATTCAGATACGGAATCTGCGCTATCATCGCGATGCTACACGACGTGTTGGTCGTGGTAGGCATATTTGCCATTCTTGGTAAGCACTTCGGCGTGGAGATAGATGCTCTATTCGTGACCGCTTTGCTAACGGTAATAGGTTTCTCTGTACACGACACTATAGTTGTATTTGACAGAATTCGCGAAAATCAGCTTAGAAGATACGGTGAAAGCTTTGAGCAAATAGTCAATATAAGCCTTCTACAGACTTTAGTAAGATCCGTGAACACCTCTATGACGGTGATCTTCACCTTGCTAGCTCTCTACTTCTTTGGTGGCACAACGATCAAACACTTCGTGCTGGCACTTCTAATCGGCATCGTAAGTGGTACATACAGTTCTATATTCAATGCCAGCTTACTGCTCGTCTCCTGGGAAAACAAAGACTTCCTTCGAATCTTTAGAAGGACCGAGCCAGAAGCAGCAGCCACCTAAAAGGAAACTTGGGTTAAAATTTGGTTAGCTTAAACCAGGGTCGATAACTAAATATACAGAGGACGAGGGGGTTTCATGAGCAACGAGGTATTATGGGCAATACTTATATTTGGTGCTGGAATACTGGCAGTTATCTTCGCCCTCTCAATGGCCAGGTATGTCCTCAGTCGAGACACTGGGACTCCAGAGATGAAGGCCGTGGCCGACACAATATATGAGGGGGCAATCGCTTATCTGAACCGTCAATACACTACGATAGCAAGCATAGCGGTTATCACAGCAATTATTATCGGAGCCATTATCGCCCTAGTAGGCAGCGAGACTATGGATCTTCCGGGACCTCAGGCGGCGATAATGACTGCGATAGCTTTCCTGGCTGGGGCCCTAGCCTCAGGAGTATCTGGATACATTGCTATGCTTGTAGCAGTCAAATCTAACGTGAGGACTGCCGCCGCAGCTAGAAGAAGCCTAGGAGATGCACTACTCGTTTCCCTAAGAGGTGGTGCTGCTGGAGCATTCTTCATAATCGCGCTCTCCATAATGGGCGTTGCGGCCATATTCTACGCTTACAACGGCTTCAATCAGCCTGAGAGAGCTCCTTTTCTCATAGTAGGCTTTGGCTTCGGAGCATCCTTTGTTGCTCTTTTCGCACAACTTGGAGGAGGTATTTATACCAAGGCTGCAGATGTAGGAGCTGACCTGGTAGGTAAGGTGGAAGCAGGAATACCTGAAGACGATCCCAGAAACCCCGCTGTTATAGCAGACCTTGTAGGTGATAACGTAGGTGACTGCGCTGGACGCGGAGCGGACCTGTTCGAATCCACTGCGGCTGAAAACATCGGAGCTATGATCCTTGGGGTATCCATATTTCTGGCAACGGGAAGGGATAACCCAGGCTTTATATTCCTCTCGCTTGTACTTGGTGCTATGGGGCTTATAGCCTCCATGATAGGAGTACTCTCTGTCAGACCAAGCGCTAACGCAGACCCAATGGGTGCCCTGAACAGAGGTTTTGCAGTAACAGCAGTCCTGTCTATAATCGGACTCTTCATCGCCACTCTTTGGGTACTAGACGGTAATTGGTGGCTATTTGGTTGTGGGCTGGTAGGTATCATAACATCGATACTTTTCCTGCTCATGACCCAGTACTATACCTCCGAGAAGTACAGACCAGTCAGGACCATAGCTGAGGCATCCAAGACAGGCCCAGCAACTAACATCATCTCTGGTATAGCTATCGGTTTTGAAAACACCGCTCTGCCAGCGATAGTCATCTCTTTGGCTATAGGTACAGCCTACTTCTTCGGCACCAGAACGGGCTTTAGCGACAACTCCTTCGTGAACGGAGTGTATGGAACTGCTGTAGCAACTATGGGAATGCTTATGACAGTGGCCTATGTGCTGGCCATGGACATCTTCGGTCCTATTACAGATAATGCTGGCGGCGTCGTAGAGATGAGCAACCAGCCAGAGGAAGTGAGAGAACGTACAGATGCACTCGATGCAGTAGGTAACACAACCAAGGCTCTTACCAAGGGTTATGCTATAGGTTCCGCTGCTTTGGCTGCTTTCCTCCTGTTCTCAGCCTATCTCTCCGACGCAAGACTAGAAGCTGTCAATCTAGCCCGCGTACCGGTATTCATAGGCGGCTTCCTTGGTGGTATGTTAGTGTTCCTGTTTAGCTCGCTGGCTATCAGGGCAGTGGGACGTGCAGCAGGAGATATGATTGAAGAGGTACGTCGCCAATTCAGAAGCGAACCAGGCATCATGCAAGGCACAGTACGTCCCAACTATGCAAAGGCTGTGGATATAAGCACTAGAGCTGCTCTTAGAGAGATGGTCCTACCTGGTATCCTGGCAGTAGGAATGCCCGTAGTGGTTGGACTGATACTAAGAGCTGAAGCTGTAGCAGCCCTTCTGATGGTCGGTACTATGACAGGCATATTGGTAGCCCTAGTACTCAACAACGGTGGTGGCGCATGGGACAATGCCAAGAAACTGATAGAATCCGGCCAGCTGCTAGATGAAGAAGGCAAGCCTATAGGAAAGGGAACAGCTACCCACGCAGCGGCAGTGGTGGGTGATACGGTAGGTGATCCTTTCAAGGATACAGCTGGACCGTCTCTGCATGTGCTGATCAAACTGCTATCTACCGTAACTCTGGTACTTGCTCCTCTGTTCATCAGATAAGGTAGTAGGAACTTTGCTTAGTAAAATCTAGTTCCAAATTATAGGGGGCTTATAGCCCCCTATAATTTCTAGAGGCTATAGAAAGGATCTATAGGGGTGAGAATAGCAGTAATAGGCGGAGGTATCGCAGGACTATCTGCCTCATACGAGCTACTTAAGGCAGGTCAAGAGGTCCATCTTTTTGAGAGATCAAACTTTCTTGGGGGCCAAGTAGTGACAATACCACTCTATGGTACCCCTATAGAATTAGCCTATCACCATCTATTCACTAGCGATGTAGTGATGCAGGAGCTAATGGCTGAGCTTGGCATTATAGACAAGCTGGAATGGTACCCATCAAAAGTTGGATGGTTCAAAGGTGGCAAAATATATCCGTTCGTTACCCCTATGGATCTGCTACGCTTCAAACCTCTAAGGCTCTGGAATAGACTGCGACTAGGATTAGTAGTGCTGTTCCTACAGCGCTATAAAAATTGGAAGGCTCTGGAAAAGACAACAGCCACTCTATGGATGAGAAAATGGGCAGGCGATAACGCCTATGAACAAGTATGGAGACCTCTACTTAAGGGTAAGTTCGG includes these proteins:
- the secF gene encoding protein translocase subunit SecF; amino-acid sequence: MIDIVRWRYAFYLLSLLIIIPGTIYLLLFGLRLGIDFEGGTFWQIQFEKPVRIEDVRSALAQAGYNEAFVQSFGQQSNTAQGTVTRGVSMRLPEIKENSPEKAKLEQILKSRFGNYEELVFTSVGPAVGREIRNRSIVAIALASLGILGYIAFAFRKVSHPFRYGICAIIAMLHDVLVVVGIFAILGKHFGVEIDALFVTALLTVIGFSVHDTIVVFDRIRENQLRRYGESFEQIVNISLLQTLVRSVNTSMTVIFTLLALYFFGGTTIKHFVLALLIGIVSGTYSSIFNASLLLVSWENKDFLRIFRRTEPEAAAT
- a CDS encoding sodium-translocating pyrophosphatase: MSNEVLWAILIFGAGILAVIFALSMARYVLSRDTGTPEMKAVADTIYEGAIAYLNRQYTTIASIAVITAIIIGAIIALVGSETMDLPGPQAAIMTAIAFLAGALASGVSGYIAMLVAVKSNVRTAAAARRSLGDALLVSLRGGAAGAFFIIALSIMGVAAIFYAYNGFNQPERAPFLIVGFGFGASFVALFAQLGGGIYTKAADVGADLVGKVEAGIPEDDPRNPAVIADLVGDNVGDCAGRGADLFESTAAENIGAMILGVSIFLATGRDNPGFIFLSLVLGAMGLIASMIGVLSVRPSANADPMGALNRGFAVTAVLSIIGLFIATLWVLDGNWWLFGCGLVGIITSILFLLMTQYYTSEKYRPVRTIAEASKTGPATNIISGIAIGFENTALPAIVISLAIGTAYFFGTRTGFSDNSFVNGVYGTAVATMGMLMTVAYVLAMDIFGPITDNAGGVVEMSNQPEEVRERTDALDAVGNTTKALTKGYAIGSAALAAFLLFSAYLSDARLEAVNLARVPVFIGGFLGGMLVFLFSSLAIRAVGRAAGDMIEEVRRQFRSEPGIMQGTVRPNYAKAVDISTRAALREMVLPGILAVGMPVVVGLILRAEAVAALLMVGTMTGILVALVLNNGGGAWDNAKKLIESGQLLDEEGKPIGKGTATHAAAVVGDTVGDPFKDTAGPSLHVLIKLLSTVTLVLAPLFIR